One Denticeps clupeoides chromosome 12, fDenClu1.1, whole genome shotgun sequence genomic window carries:
- the LOC114801009 gene encoding single-strand selective monofunctional uracil DNA glycosylase, with protein sequence MNSQHAVHRLDTESVDQDGASETRSVPSGSSVVLGKLSVPGEMFLRAELDLNARLRLLTFGEPVRYTYNPLEYAWETHRCYVEKYCHAGHSVLFLGMNPGPFGMAQTGVPFGEVKAVRDWLKISGVVGHPPEEHPKRRITGLACTQSEVSGARFWGFFQKQCGDPETFFRHCFVHNLCPLIFMNASGKNLTPPELPTAQREDLLRHCDATLCQVVTALGVSMVIGVGKVAEQRARRALADAGIRVNVKGLLHPSPRSPMANKGWGSVAKAKLEELGVLQLFST encoded by the exons atgaACAGCCAGCATGCCGTGCACCG GTTGGATACAGAAAGCGTGGACCAAGATGGAGCATCTGAGACAAGGAGCGTCCCCAGCGGATCAAGCGTCGTACTAGGAAAGCTCAGCGTCCCGGGGGAAATGTTCCTTCGAGCGGAGCTGGACCTGAACGCTCGCCTGCGCCTGCTGACCTTCGGGGAGCCCGTGCGCTACACGTACAACCCGCTGGAGTACGCGTGGGAAACGCACCGCTGCTACGTGGAGAAGTACTGTCATGCCGGCCACAGCGTTCTGTTCCTGGGAATGAACCCAGGGCCTTTCGGTATGGCCCAGACAGGG GTTCCATTTGGGGAGGTGAAAGCTGTACGTGATTGGCTGAAAATCTCTGGGGTGGTGGGACACCCACCAGAGGAGCATCCGAAGCGGCGAATCACAGGACTGGCCTGTACACAGAGCGAGGTGAGCGGCGCACGATTCTGGGGATTCTTCCAGAAGCAGTGCGGTGATCCAGAGACATTCTTCCGCCACTGCTTTGTGCATAATCTGTGCCCGCTGATATTCATGAACGCCTCTGGCAAGAACCTGACTCCCCCggagctgcccactgcccagCGGGAGGATCTGCTTCGCCACTGTGATGCCACTCTCTGCCAGGTGGTCACTGCCTTGGGTGTCTCCATGGTAATTGGTGTCGGTAAAGTGGCAGAGCAGCGAGCACGCCGCGCTCTTGCTGATGCTGGCATTCGGGTGAATGTGAAGGGGCTTCTGCACCCCTCCCCTCGGAGCCCAATGGCCAATAAGGGGTGGGGAAGTGTTGCTAAGGCCAAACTGGAGGAACTGGGTGTTCTGCAGTTGTTTAGTACGTGA